One part of the Sesamum indicum cultivar Zhongzhi No. 13 unplaced genomic scaffold, S_indicum_v1.0 scaffold00148, whole genome shotgun sequence genome encodes these proteins:
- the LOC105179355 gene encoding protein CASP isoform X3 — protein sequence MEGSQGGGSEREKSNSSSSTTPISAVATFWKDFKKASNEEKLVLFNSLLKGYQEEVDKLTKRAKFGENAFLNIYQKLYEAPDPYPVLTSIAEKDAKLSELESENRKMKVELEEFRTESTHLKNQQATIRRLEERTRQLEQQMEEKVKEIVDIKQRNLAEENQKTMEVLRERERMLQDQLRQAQESVSTMRKLHEFAQSQLFELRAQSEEERASKQSEVNLLMDEVEQAQTRLLSLEREKGLLQSQLQSANEESGHKKSDNADANTMLENSLSAKEKIISELNMELHNIETTLSNEREYHLNELKKLKTLLNEKELELEELKKELQARPTEKLVDDLRKKLKILQAVGYNSIEAEDWEAATSGEEMSKMESLLLDKNRKMEHELTQFKVKIAEKSSLLEAAEVKIRELAEQINEQQRLIQKLEDDILKGYSSNEKKGSFFDDWDLSESGGTNQVESAEQRRVPSDLDQSSMLKVICNQRDRFRARLRETEEEIRKLNEKIGMLTTELEKTKADNVKLYGKIRYVQDYNSEKVISRGSKKYAEDLESGLSSDVESKYKKIYEDDINPFAAFSKKERDQRYKELGLRDKITLSSGRFLLGNKYARSFAFFYTIGLHVLVFTCLYRMSALSYLSHGPEENLVGDNVNLPHPQ from the exons ATGGAAGGGTCGCAAGGAGGAGGATCAGAGAGAGAAAAGTCCAATTCATCATCATCCACTACTCCAATATCTGCTGTTGCTACTTTCTGGAAAG ACTTCAAAAAGGCTTCAAATGAAGAAAAGTTAGTGTTGTTCAACTCTTTACTTAAGGGTTATCAGGAAGAGGTTGATAAGCTTACCAAGAGAGCCAAATTTGGAGAAAATGCTTTTCTTAACATTTACCAGAAACTTTATGAAGCACCAGATCCTTACCCTGTTCTTACTTCAATTGCA GAGAAGGATGCCAAACTGTCTGAACTAGAGTCTGAAAACAGAAAGATGAAGGTTGAGCTTGAAGAATTCCGCACTGAATCAACACATCTGAAAAATCAACAGGCAACAATAAGAAGACTTGAAGAACGCACCCGCCAGTTGGAACAGCAG ATGGaggaaaaagttaaagaaattGTTGACATTAAGCAACGCAATCTGGCTGAAGAGAACCAGAAAACAATGGAGGTTCTAAGAGAAAG AGAACGGATGTTGCAAGATCAGTTACGCCAAGCTCAAGAAAGTGTTTCCACTATGCGGAAACTGCATGAATTTGCACAAAGCCAGTTGTTTGAGCTTCGTGCCCAATCAG AGGAGGAGAGAGCTTCAAAACAATCAGAAGTTAATCTTTTAATGGATGAAGTCGAACAAGCTCAAACTCGTCTTCTTAGTCTCGAAAGAGAGAAG GGTCTTTTGCAGTCTCAGCTACAATCAGCTAACGAAGAAAGTGGACACAAGAAAAG TGATAATGCGGATGCAAATACCATGCTTGAGAATTCTCTTAGTGCGAAGGAAAAGATTATATCTGAATTGAATATGGAACTTCACAATATCGAGACAACATTATCAAATGAGCGGGAATATCATTTGAATGAGCTGAAGAAGTTGAAGACTTTGCTCAATGAAAAG GAGCTTGAGCTTGAGGAGTTGAAGAAAGAGCTTCAGGCGAGACCAACTGAAAAACTCGTTGATGATTTgcgaaagaaattaaaaattttgcag gcTGTCGGCTATAATTCAATTGAAGCTGAGGATTGGGAAGCAGCTACAAGTGGAGAAGAGATGAGCAAAATGGAGTCATTACTTCTTGACAAAAACCGGAAAATGGAGCATGAACTGACACAATTCAAG GTCAAAATTGCTGAAAAGTCATCTTTGCTGGAAGCAGCGGAAGTTAAGATCAGAGAACTAGCAGAACAGATCAATGAACAGCAGAGGCTTATCCAGAAACTTGAAGATGATATCCTAAAG GGTTACAGTTCCAATGAGAAAAAGGGCAGTTTTTTTGATGACTGGGACCTTTCGGAGTCCGGAGGCACAAACCAAGTCGAG AGTGCAGAACAAAGGCGTGTTCCCTCCGATCTAGACCAAAGCTCTATGCTTAAGGTGATCTGCAATCAACGGGATCGATTTCGGGCGCGTTTGCGGGAGACTGAAGAG gaaataagaaaattgaacGAGAAGATTGGCATGCTGACGACTGAACTCGAGAAAACAAAAGCAGATAATGTCAAACTCTATGGAAAAATTCGTTATGTGCAGGATTACAATTCTGAGAAAGTAATATCAAGAGGATCAAAAAAG TATGCTGAAGACCTGGAAAGTGGGCTTAGTTCTGACGTGGAATcgaagtataaaaaaatatacgagGATGATATTAATCCATTTGCAGCATTTTCGAAGAAG gaaagaGATCAGAGGTACAAGGAACTGGGGTTGAGGGACAAAATAACCCTTAGCAGTGGACGGTTTCTCCTTGGCAACAA GTATGCAAGAAGCTTTGCATTTTTCTACACCATTGGGTTGCACGTATTGGTATTCACCTGTCTGTACAGGATGTCTGCCTTAAGCTACCTCAG CCATGGTCCAGAGGAAAACCTTGTTGGCGACAACGTTAATCTTCCACATCCTCAATGA
- the LOC105179355 gene encoding protein CASP isoform X2, producing MEGSQGGGSEREKSNSSSSTTPISAVATFWKDFDLEKERTILDEQGLRIAENQENSQKNRRKLAESTRDFKKASNEEKLVLFNSLLKGYQEEVDKLTKRAKFGENAFLNIYQKLYEAPDPYPVLTSIAKDAKLSELESENRKMKVELEEFRTESTHLKNQQATIRRLEERTRQLEQQMEEKVKEIVDIKQRNLAEENQKTMEVLRERERMLQDQLRQAQESVSTMRKLHEFAQSQLFELRAQSEEERASKQSEVNLLMDEVEQAQTRLLSLEREKGLLQSQLQSANEESGHKKSDNADANTMLENSLSAKEKIISELNMELHNIETTLSNEREYHLNELKKLKTLLNEKELELEELKKELQARPTEKLVDDLRKKLKILQAVGYNSIEAEDWEAATSGEEMSKMESLLLDKNRKMEHELTQFKVKIAEKSSLLEAAEVKIRELAEQINEQQRLIQKLEDDILKGYSSNEKKGSFFDDWDLSESGGTNQVESAEQRRVPSDLDQSSMLKVICNQRDRFRARLRETEEEIRKLNEKIGMLTTELEKTKADNVKLYGKIRYVQDYNSEKVISRGSKKYAEDLESGLSSDVESKYKKIYEDDINPFAAFSKKERDQRYKELGLRDKITLSSGRFLLGNKYARSFAFFYTIGLHVLVFTCLYRMSALSYLSHGPEENLVGDNVNLPHPQ from the exons ATGGAAGGGTCGCAAGGAGGAGGATCAGAGAGAGAAAAGTCCAATTCATCATCATCCACTACTCCAATATCTGCTGTTGCTACTTTCTGGAAAG ATTTTGATTTAGAGAAAGAAAGGACCATCCTGGATGAACAAGGGCTTCGAATTGCAGAAAATCAGGAGAACAGCCAGAAAAACCGTAGGAAGCTCGCGGAGAGCACTAGAG ACTTCAAAAAGGCTTCAAATGAAGAAAAGTTAGTGTTGTTCAACTCTTTACTTAAGGGTTATCAGGAAGAGGTTGATAAGCTTACCAAGAGAGCCAAATTTGGAGAAAATGCTTTTCTTAACATTTACCAGAAACTTTATGAAGCACCAGATCCTTACCCTGTTCTTACTTCAATTGCA AAGGATGCCAAACTGTCTGAACTAGAGTCTGAAAACAGAAAGATGAAGGTTGAGCTTGAAGAATTCCGCACTGAATCAACACATCTGAAAAATCAACAGGCAACAATAAGAAGACTTGAAGAACGCACCCGCCAGTTGGAACAGCAG ATGGaggaaaaagttaaagaaattGTTGACATTAAGCAACGCAATCTGGCTGAAGAGAACCAGAAAACAATGGAGGTTCTAAGAGAAAG AGAACGGATGTTGCAAGATCAGTTACGCCAAGCTCAAGAAAGTGTTTCCACTATGCGGAAACTGCATGAATTTGCACAAAGCCAGTTGTTTGAGCTTCGTGCCCAATCAG AGGAGGAGAGAGCTTCAAAACAATCAGAAGTTAATCTTTTAATGGATGAAGTCGAACAAGCTCAAACTCGTCTTCTTAGTCTCGAAAGAGAGAAG GGTCTTTTGCAGTCTCAGCTACAATCAGCTAACGAAGAAAGTGGACACAAGAAAAG TGATAATGCGGATGCAAATACCATGCTTGAGAATTCTCTTAGTGCGAAGGAAAAGATTATATCTGAATTGAATATGGAACTTCACAATATCGAGACAACATTATCAAATGAGCGGGAATATCATTTGAATGAGCTGAAGAAGTTGAAGACTTTGCTCAATGAAAAG GAGCTTGAGCTTGAGGAGTTGAAGAAAGAGCTTCAGGCGAGACCAACTGAAAAACTCGTTGATGATTTgcgaaagaaattaaaaattttgcag gcTGTCGGCTATAATTCAATTGAAGCTGAGGATTGGGAAGCAGCTACAAGTGGAGAAGAGATGAGCAAAATGGAGTCATTACTTCTTGACAAAAACCGGAAAATGGAGCATGAACTGACACAATTCAAG GTCAAAATTGCTGAAAAGTCATCTTTGCTGGAAGCAGCGGAAGTTAAGATCAGAGAACTAGCAGAACAGATCAATGAACAGCAGAGGCTTATCCAGAAACTTGAAGATGATATCCTAAAG GGTTACAGTTCCAATGAGAAAAAGGGCAGTTTTTTTGATGACTGGGACCTTTCGGAGTCCGGAGGCACAAACCAAGTCGAG AGTGCAGAACAAAGGCGTGTTCCCTCCGATCTAGACCAAAGCTCTATGCTTAAGGTGATCTGCAATCAACGGGATCGATTTCGGGCGCGTTTGCGGGAGACTGAAGAG gaaataagaaaattgaacGAGAAGATTGGCATGCTGACGACTGAACTCGAGAAAACAAAAGCAGATAATGTCAAACTCTATGGAAAAATTCGTTATGTGCAGGATTACAATTCTGAGAAAGTAATATCAAGAGGATCAAAAAAG TATGCTGAAGACCTGGAAAGTGGGCTTAGTTCTGACGTGGAATcgaagtataaaaaaatatacgagGATGATATTAATCCATTTGCAGCATTTTCGAAGAAG gaaagaGATCAGAGGTACAAGGAACTGGGGTTGAGGGACAAAATAACCCTTAGCAGTGGACGGTTTCTCCTTGGCAACAA GTATGCAAGAAGCTTTGCATTTTTCTACACCATTGGGTTGCACGTATTGGTATTCACCTGTCTGTACAGGATGTCTGCCTTAAGCTACCTCAG CCATGGTCCAGAGGAAAACCTTGTTGGCGACAACGTTAATCTTCCACATCCTCAATGA
- the LOC105179355 gene encoding protein CASP isoform X1, protein MEGSQGGGSEREKSNSSSSTTPISAVATFWKDFDLEKERTILDEQGLRIAENQENSQKNRRKLAESTRDFKKASNEEKLVLFNSLLKGYQEEVDKLTKRAKFGENAFLNIYQKLYEAPDPYPVLTSIAEKDAKLSELESENRKMKVELEEFRTESTHLKNQQATIRRLEERTRQLEQQMEEKVKEIVDIKQRNLAEENQKTMEVLRERERMLQDQLRQAQESVSTMRKLHEFAQSQLFELRAQSEEERASKQSEVNLLMDEVEQAQTRLLSLEREKGLLQSQLQSANEESGHKKSDNADANTMLENSLSAKEKIISELNMELHNIETTLSNEREYHLNELKKLKTLLNEKELELEELKKELQARPTEKLVDDLRKKLKILQAVGYNSIEAEDWEAATSGEEMSKMESLLLDKNRKMEHELTQFKVKIAEKSSLLEAAEVKIRELAEQINEQQRLIQKLEDDILKGYSSNEKKGSFFDDWDLSESGGTNQVESAEQRRVPSDLDQSSMLKVICNQRDRFRARLRETEEEIRKLNEKIGMLTTELEKTKADNVKLYGKIRYVQDYNSEKVISRGSKKYAEDLESGLSSDVESKYKKIYEDDINPFAAFSKKERDQRYKELGLRDKITLSSGRFLLGNKYARSFAFFYTIGLHVLVFTCLYRMSALSYLSHGPEENLVGDNVNLPHPQ, encoded by the exons ATGGAAGGGTCGCAAGGAGGAGGATCAGAGAGAGAAAAGTCCAATTCATCATCATCCACTACTCCAATATCTGCTGTTGCTACTTTCTGGAAAG ATTTTGATTTAGAGAAAGAAAGGACCATCCTGGATGAACAAGGGCTTCGAATTGCAGAAAATCAGGAGAACAGCCAGAAAAACCGTAGGAAGCTCGCGGAGAGCACTAGAG ACTTCAAAAAGGCTTCAAATGAAGAAAAGTTAGTGTTGTTCAACTCTTTACTTAAGGGTTATCAGGAAGAGGTTGATAAGCTTACCAAGAGAGCCAAATTTGGAGAAAATGCTTTTCTTAACATTTACCAGAAACTTTATGAAGCACCAGATCCTTACCCTGTTCTTACTTCAATTGCA GAGAAGGATGCCAAACTGTCTGAACTAGAGTCTGAAAACAGAAAGATGAAGGTTGAGCTTGAAGAATTCCGCACTGAATCAACACATCTGAAAAATCAACAGGCAACAATAAGAAGACTTGAAGAACGCACCCGCCAGTTGGAACAGCAG ATGGaggaaaaagttaaagaaattGTTGACATTAAGCAACGCAATCTGGCTGAAGAGAACCAGAAAACAATGGAGGTTCTAAGAGAAAG AGAACGGATGTTGCAAGATCAGTTACGCCAAGCTCAAGAAAGTGTTTCCACTATGCGGAAACTGCATGAATTTGCACAAAGCCAGTTGTTTGAGCTTCGTGCCCAATCAG AGGAGGAGAGAGCTTCAAAACAATCAGAAGTTAATCTTTTAATGGATGAAGTCGAACAAGCTCAAACTCGTCTTCTTAGTCTCGAAAGAGAGAAG GGTCTTTTGCAGTCTCAGCTACAATCAGCTAACGAAGAAAGTGGACACAAGAAAAG TGATAATGCGGATGCAAATACCATGCTTGAGAATTCTCTTAGTGCGAAGGAAAAGATTATATCTGAATTGAATATGGAACTTCACAATATCGAGACAACATTATCAAATGAGCGGGAATATCATTTGAATGAGCTGAAGAAGTTGAAGACTTTGCTCAATGAAAAG GAGCTTGAGCTTGAGGAGTTGAAGAAAGAGCTTCAGGCGAGACCAACTGAAAAACTCGTTGATGATTTgcgaaagaaattaaaaattttgcag gcTGTCGGCTATAATTCAATTGAAGCTGAGGATTGGGAAGCAGCTACAAGTGGAGAAGAGATGAGCAAAATGGAGTCATTACTTCTTGACAAAAACCGGAAAATGGAGCATGAACTGACACAATTCAAG GTCAAAATTGCTGAAAAGTCATCTTTGCTGGAAGCAGCGGAAGTTAAGATCAGAGAACTAGCAGAACAGATCAATGAACAGCAGAGGCTTATCCAGAAACTTGAAGATGATATCCTAAAG GGTTACAGTTCCAATGAGAAAAAGGGCAGTTTTTTTGATGACTGGGACCTTTCGGAGTCCGGAGGCACAAACCAAGTCGAG AGTGCAGAACAAAGGCGTGTTCCCTCCGATCTAGACCAAAGCTCTATGCTTAAGGTGATCTGCAATCAACGGGATCGATTTCGGGCGCGTTTGCGGGAGACTGAAGAG gaaataagaaaattgaacGAGAAGATTGGCATGCTGACGACTGAACTCGAGAAAACAAAAGCAGATAATGTCAAACTCTATGGAAAAATTCGTTATGTGCAGGATTACAATTCTGAGAAAGTAATATCAAGAGGATCAAAAAAG TATGCTGAAGACCTGGAAAGTGGGCTTAGTTCTGACGTGGAATcgaagtataaaaaaatatacgagGATGATATTAATCCATTTGCAGCATTTTCGAAGAAG gaaagaGATCAGAGGTACAAGGAACTGGGGTTGAGGGACAAAATAACCCTTAGCAGTGGACGGTTTCTCCTTGGCAACAA GTATGCAAGAAGCTTTGCATTTTTCTACACCATTGGGTTGCACGTATTGGTATTCACCTGTCTGTACAGGATGTCTGCCTTAAGCTACCTCAG CCATGGTCCAGAGGAAAACCTTGTTGGCGACAACGTTAATCTTCCACATCCTCAATGA